GTGCGCTGACGCCGGGCAGCTTTCTCGTCGATCAGGGCGGCCGCGCGTATCTGACGGGTTTCGGCTTCGGTTCGTGTGCGTGCAAAGACACGGCGGGCTTGCCCGCTGCCGACTTCGAATGGAGCGAGGCCAGCTTCATCTATATGGCACCCGAGCTTGGCGCACGGATGAACGTGCGGGTCGATGAACGCGCGGATCTCTATTCGCTGGGCTGCATCTTCTATGAGTTGCTGACGGGCGCCTTGCCCTTCGAAGGCGCGACGGATGCCGCCGCGCGCGTGCATGCGCATGCCACGCATCGTCCGCGTCCGCCTGCCGAACTCGCTGCAGACGTGCCGCCGCAACTCTCTCACATTGTGATGAAACTGCTCGAGAAGGCGCCCGAGCAGCGTTACGCCGATGCCGCGAGCCTGTTGGCCGATCTGCGCCGCTGTGCGGATCTGCACGAGCGGCTCGGGCATATCCCGGCATTTGCGCTGGATACGCAGGCCGCGCTGCAATCGCTGCGTCGCGCCGACCGTGTGTTCGGGCGCGACGAAGAACTCGACACGCTGGTGGCGCTGTACGAAAGCGTTGCTCAGAGCGGAAGCGCGCGCGTCGCGTGGATCGCGGGCCATTCGGGCATCGGCAAATCGACGCTGCTGCAGGAAGCGATCACGCGCATACGCCGCACGCACGCGCCACTGCTCGCTGCCGGCAAGAGCGAAGAGGGCCGCCGCACAGCCCCGTACGCGATCCTGATACAGGCGCTGGAGCCGCTGCTGCAATACGTGCTGGGTTGTCCCGACAATGAATTCGCGAACTGGCGCAACCGTATCCGCGAAGCCGCCGGTCCTGCGGGCCGCACGCTCGCGGGCCTGCTGCCGACGCTGACGGCTGTGCTCGGTTCGCAGCCGGGCATGTCGGAAGCGCCGGACCCGCAGCCTTCGCTCGAACGGGAGCGCGTCCTGCAGGGCATGGCGCGGCTGATCGCCTGCTTCGCGACGGCATCGCGTCCACTCGTGCTGTTGCTCGACGATCTGCAATGGACCGACGTCGGCACGCTGCATGTGCTCGAACGTCTGTTGAAGCAGCAAGCGGAAGCCGCACTGCTGTTCATCGGCGCATTCCGGGGCAACGAAGTCGGCGCGGATCATCCGTTGCATGGCGGTCCGCTGGCGGCACGGCAGGACGCGCTGAACATCGAACTCGGACCGCTACACGAAGATGCATTGCGCGAGCTGATCGCGCTGGCGCTGCATCGCGATGCGCACGCGCTCGCGCCGCTGGCAGAGGAAATCGGCCGCAAGACGGGGCGTAATCCGTTCTTCGTCCGTCATCTGTTGCGCGTGCTGGCCGACGAAGGCGCGCTCGAATACGACCTCGATGCGGGCGCATGGGGATGGCATCTCGAACGCGTGATGAGCCATCGGGGCGCGGACAATGTCGTCGATCTGCTCACGCATGAACTCGAACAGTTGCCGCTCGCCGCACAGATCATGTTGCGCGTGCTGGCCTGTCTCGGCGATCGCGCGTCGGGCGAAGCGCTGGCCGTCGCAGCGGCGCTGCCCGAGGGCGAGGCCGCGCAGGGTCTGCAGGCGGCGCTCGGTGCGGGCTGCCTGTCGCGCGACGGCGCGGACTGGCTGTTCCTGCACGACGGCATCCGCGAGGCTGCGTATGCGTCCATTCCGACGGAGGAGCGCGCGCCGCTGCATTTGCAGATCGCGCGTCGTATGCTCGCGCAGCGTGCCGCACAGGCCGATATCTTCGCGATGGCCGCGCAGGTCAATCTCGCGCGGCCCGTCGTAAAGGATCACGACGAGCGGATTACCTTCGCGCGCCTCAATCTCGATGCCGGGCGCGAGGCGAAGGCGGCCACCGCGCATCATTCGGCGTTGGGGCTGTTTCGCGCGGCGCTCGACTTTCTCGGCGACGACGACACCAGCGAAGACGGCCTGATGGCCCGCATGCTGTGCGGAGAGGCGGAGTTCATGACGGGCGCGCTCGAACCCGCCGAAGCGCGGCTTTCCGCGCTGGAGGCGGTCGCGGGCGAAGACATCTTCGGCGCGGACCTCGCGCGTCTGCGCGCGGCGCTCTACACGACGCTCGGCCGCTACGATCTCGCGCTGCAGGTAGGCATCGCGTTCCTGCGCAAAGCGGGTATCGACGTGCCCTTGCATCCGCAGGCCGCCGACGTCGACCGCGAATATGCGCGGCTGCGAGCGTGGCTCGACGAACATGGCATCGACGGCTTGCGCGGTTTGCCTCTCGTCGCGGACCCGTTGCGCCGCGCGATCACCGACATCTTCGCCGACCTGATTCCGCCCGCGCTGTACACGGACCAGGATCTCGTCGACCTGATGCTGCTGCGCGCCGTCAATCTCGCGATCGAGCACGGACATTCCGATGCAACCGCGAACGTGTACACCTGCATGCACCAGATTTTCGCCGCGCGCTACGGCGACCATACGGCCGCGTTGCCGTTCGGCGAACTGGCATTGCATCTCGTCGACGAGCGCGGCCTCGCGCGATATCGCGCGCGGGTCTATATGGTGTTCGGCACATGGGTCGTGCCGTGGGCGTTGCCCGCGCGAACCGGGCGCGACTACATTCGCCGCGCGTTCGATGTTGCCGTTGCCAGCGGCGACCACACGTTCGCGATGTACTGTCCGAGCAACCAGGTGACGGGCATGCTGTTCGCGGGCGAGTTTCTCGGCGACGTGCGCGCGACCGTCGCACGCGGACTCGCGCTGGTACGCGACGCGAATTTCCGTCTGGTGATCAAGTCGTTTCTCGCGAAGTGGGCGCTCGTGACGGCGCTGCAGGACGGCGTGCCCGATGCCGACGAAGAACCGCCGCCCGAGCCCGTCGAAGGCGCGCCCGTGACGCTGGTCGATCTCGCGTACTGGGTGTATCGGATGCAACGGGCGTTTTTATTCGGCGATATCGCCGATGCGCTCGAATCGCGTCGGCGGGCCGAGGCGTGCTCGCACGTTGCGCGCTCGTTTGCGGAATCCGCCGAACTGCCTTACTACGGCGCGCTCACGCTGCTCGCACTGCCCGCGCGCGACGCGCAACAGGAAGCGGCGCTGCGCCGTCATATGGAACGGCTCGATACATGGGCCCAAGCGTGTCCGATCAATTTCGTCGGCCGGCGCGAACTGGTGCGTGCCGAATACGCGCGTGCATACGGTCTTGCGCATGAAGCGGGCGAAGCCTATGCGAAGGCGTTGTCGCACGCGCGCCGCAACGGCTTCACGCAAGTCGAAGCGCTCGCTGCCGAACTGGCCGCGCGCTTTCATGCCGCGCGCGGCGAAGAGGTGCCCGCGCAAGCCTATCTGAATCATGCGCGCGGCGCGTGGCAGCGCTGGGGCGCGACGGCGAAGGTGCGCCAGTTGCAGGCCGACTATCGGGGCTATGTCCATGCGGACAGCGGCGCGCCCGCCGCAAGCCGCTTGCAGGAACTCGACGTGCAGGCGGTGCTGCGCATTTCGAATGCGCTTGCGAGCAACATCGTGCCCGCGCGTCTCGTCGAAACGCTGTTGCGCACTGCGCTCGAAAGCGCGGGCGCCGATCAGGGCGCGCTCGTGCTGCTGCATCGCGGCGTGTGGCGTGTGCCGGCGCGCGCGCATGTGCTCGGCGGCGCGATCGTCGTGTCGCATGACGCGGCCGCATTCTCGTCGGACACGCTGCCCGTATCGATCGTGCATGCCGTGGCGCGCACGCAGGAAAAGCTCGTGCTCGACGACGCGTGCGATTCGCCTGCTTATGCACAGGACGATTACGTGCGCCGCCAGCGTCCGCGCTCGGTGCTGTGTGTGCCGTTGATGCGTTACGCGATGCTCGTCGGCGTGCTGTATCTGGAGAACCATCTCGCCGCGCATGTGTTCACGTCGGCGAAAGCGGCCTTGCTCGAAGTCGTCGCGTCGCAGGCTGCGTTCGCGCTCGAAAATGCGCGTCTCTACGAAGAACTGTTCGAACAGAATCGGCAGCGCGCGCAGGCGGAAGACGAGTTGCGCAACGCGCTCGGCGAACTGGAACGCGCAAGCCGTCTGAAGGCGATGGGCGAACTCGTCGCATCGATCGTGCACGAAGTGGGGCAGCCGCTTGCAGCCGTCGATACGTCGGCGAGCGCGGCATTGCGCTGGCTCGATCGCAATCCCCCGAACATCGGCGAGACGCGCGAGATGCTCACGCACATCAGCCTGAGCGCGACGCGTGCGCGCGCGATCATCCAGGCGTTGCGCGCGAAGGCGCGCAGAGCGGAGCCGCAGTTCGCGACGCTCGATCTGAACGACGCGTTGCGAGAAGCGGCCGCACTCGTCGCGGGCCAGCTCGACGCGATGAAGATCCGGCTCGAACTGCGCGGACTCGATTGTCGCGTGCCGGTGCGCGGCGATCGTATCCAGCTGCAGCAGGTCGCGATCAATCTGCTGACGAACGGCGCCGAATCGATGGCGGCGCTCGCGCAGAACGAACGCAAGCTGAAGCTGATCTGCACGCAGGAAGAGGGCGGGCCCGTTTGCGTGTCGGTGGAAGATCTCGGCAGCGGCATCGATCCGCAGATCGCGGAACGTCTGCTCGAACCGCTCTTCACGACGAAAGAAAACGGCATGGGCATGGGGCTCGCCATCTGCAATTCGATTGTCGAAGCACATGGCGGAACACTCACGCTCACGCCGCGCGAAGTGCGGGGCACGCGCGCCACGTTCACGCTGCCGTGTTTCGCGAATCCAGCGCCGCATACGATCGTATGATTGCCTTGCGTGCGCGGCTGAGCCTCGTGGACCGCGCCAGGTCCATTTGTTACCATGAGCGGCCGTTTTTTCCAGCGGCCATCCGCGTCATCGAAAACATCAACAGCAACGATGTCCAAATCCACGCCTTTCCAGACAGCTTCCTCTGATTCCGATGCCCGCCTCGTGTATGTCGTCGACGACGATGAACTCGTGCGTGGCGCGCTGTCGGGGCTGCTGCGCTCGATCGGTATCGATGTCCGCACGTTTGTGTCGACGGAAGATTTTCTCGCCGCCGACAAGCCTGCCATTCCCTCGTGCCTCGTGCTCGACGTGCGGCTGCGCGGGCAGAGCGGACTCGCGTTGCAGCAGACGCTGATCGAAGACGGACGGCTGCATATGCCCATCATCTTCATGACGGGCTATGGCGACATCGCGATGTCGGTAAAAGCGATGAAGGCGGGCGCGATGGATTTTCTCGCCAAGCCGTTCCGCGATCAGGACATGATCGACGCCGTCATCGCCGCGCTCGAACGCGACGAGCGGCGGCTCGCATCGGATCGTTCGCTGCACGCGATGCGCACGGCCTGGGAGTCGCTCACGCCGCGCGAACGCGAAGTGCTGCAGCATGTCGCAACGGGGCTGTTGAACAAGCAGATCGCCGCGAACATGGGCATCGCGGAGATCACCGCGAAGATTCATCGAGGCCAGGCGATGCGCAAGATGAGCGCGCGCTCGGTCGCCGAACTGATGCGCAAAATGGAAGCGCTCGGGATCGTGCACGTGCCGCGCTAACGGCGCGTTTTTTTTGCGGGATGCAGGCGCGACATATACGATCATATGATGGCGGCGCGGCAGGTCGCGCTCTATCCTGAAGCTGCCGGGCAAGCTTGGGATCCGCTCATTCGCTTGCCTCGTCATCAGCGAGAGTGTCCTTGTCCCTGCACAATAACGAGCTAGTCTCCATCGTCGACGACGATCCCCTCGTGCGCGCCGCGACCAGCAGTCTGGTGCGATCGTTCGGATGGGACGCGCGGGTTTTCGCATCCGCTCCGGAGTTTCTCGCTTCCGATACGCTCGAACGCACGCGTTGCCTCGTCTGCGATGTGCAGATGCCCGAGATGGACGGCATCGCGTTGCTGGACGCGCTCGAACGCGAGAGCCTCCTCATTCCCACCATCTACATCACTGCCTTCGCCACGGTTCGCATTCGCGAGCGCGTGCAGGCGGGCGCGGCGCTATGCCTGATCGAAAAACCCATCGTCGCAGCGGAGCTCGAAACGTGGATCCGCCGCGCGCTACACCATCGCTGACGTCAGATTGTGGCGGCGCTAACATCGCCTCTGATTGCGCTGGCTGAAACGGCGCAATGAGCGAAGCCGCAATGCAACCGTCAGCCCGATACATTTGGATACGTCGAGGAAACACAGACGATACATTGCGCGTTTCTAATTATCGGCAGGCGTCGGAGTCAGATCATCTGGCGGCCTGCAGCTCAGTTTTCACAACGACAAGGACAAGACAATGAAACTCCGCCAATTTCTGATCGGAAGCGGCCTCGCCGCAGCGGTCGCATTCTCGTGCGCACCCGTCTTCGCTGCGGATTCCGCAGCATCGGCAACGGACGCAGCCGCGACGACCAAACCTGCCGCGCAAGCCGGCACGTCGAAGAAGCAGATTCGCGCGGCTAATCGCGCATTCTCCAAGACCGTGCAGAAGTCGATCTCGAAGACGAAGGGTCTGGAAGACGCGTCGATCACCGTGTTCGGCAACGCGAAGACGGGCGCCGTCACGCTGGCCGGCCAGATCACGAGCGAAGACCAGGATCATCTCGCCGTCGATACGGCGAAGCAGGTGCACGGCGTGACGTCCGTCACCAGCAAGCTGACGCTGCGCGAGCAAGGCGGCGGCTGATCGCTGCACGACCCGCGATGGCGCTCTCATGCAAAACGCGCGAGAGCGCCAGCCGAACCAATCACGTTTTCACGCTATAGCCGCGACAGTGACGGGAGATAAGTCGATGAACGCGCTATCCGAACTATCCGAACACAATATCGTGCTGCGCACGCTGCTGAATGTGCTGGATCCCTCGGCGGAACAGCGCAACGCGTGCACGAAAAACCGCTATGCAGCGCTGAAGAAACTGCGCGTCACGATACCGACGCCCGCATCCGAAGTGCGCGAAGTGCAGCCGAAGCCCGCGCATATCGTCGTGCAGGAAAGGCTCTCGTCGTGCACGATCAGCGTATCGTGGAGCGATCCGTGCACCGGCCGATACACCGAGCAGATATGGCGCAGCGGCCTGGCGCGCGATGCTGCCGTGTGCGCGCTGACGGGCCGCGCGATCAGCCGTGGCGACGCCGTGTTTCGGCCGCGCGCGCACGACTTCCATGTACCGTCCAACCAGCATCAGATGATCCTCGCCGCGACCGTCGACGGGCACGCCGAAGCCGATGTGTCCGTTGCTTGAGCGGCATCATTGACAGTCCGAATTCCTATCGAGGACAACATGAGCGAACTATGGCGTTTGTCCGCGGCTGAACTTGCGAGGCGCGTCCGATCGCGCGAAGTCTCCGCGCGCGACGCGGCGCGCTCCGCACTCGCACGTCTCGACGCGGTGAATCCCGTCATCAACGCGGTCGTCGCGCACAAGCCGGAGTGGGTGCTCCAGCAGGCCGACGACATCGATCGCGCGATCGCACGCGGCGAAGATCCG
This genomic interval from Paraburkholderia sabiae contains the following:
- a CDS encoding response regulator transcription factor; amino-acid sequence: MSKSTPFQTASSDSDARLVYVVDDDELVRGALSGLLRSIGIDVRTFVSTEDFLAADKPAIPSCLVLDVRLRGQSGLALQQTLIEDGRLHMPIIFMTGYGDIAMSVKAMKAGAMDFLAKPFRDQDMIDAVIAALERDERRLASDRSLHAMRTAWESLTPREREVLQHVATGLLNKQIAANMGIAEITAKIHRGQAMRKMSARSVAELMRKMEALGIVHVPR
- a CDS encoding DUF3331 domain-containing protein, coding for MNALSELSEHNIVLRTLLNVLDPSAEQRNACTKNRYAALKKLRVTIPTPASEVREVQPKPAHIVVQERLSSCTISVSWSDPCTGRYTEQIWRSGLARDAAVCALTGRAISRGDAVFRPRAHDFHVPSNQHQMILAATVDGHAEADVSVA
- a CDS encoding BON domain-containing protein, coding for MKLRQFLIGSGLAAAVAFSCAPVFAADSAASATDAAATTKPAAQAGTSKKQIRAANRAFSKTVQKSISKTKGLEDASITVFGNAKTGAVTLAGQITSEDQDHLAVDTAKQVHGVTSVTSKLTLREQGGG
- a CDS encoding trifunctional serine/threonine-protein kinase/ATP-binding protein/sensor histidine kinase — protein: MIDLSNRSFIELGAGALRLQRAVASGMAPVLVAGRANATPAELAALQREYALRDALHETWCAVPMAMQPHGQGVLLILADPGGEPLRADMWRAAGLNTFLTHAVGLAAAVSAMHAAGVVHRALTPGSFLVDQGGRAYLTGFGFGSCACKDTAGLPAADFEWSEASFIYMAPELGARMNVRVDERADLYSLGCIFYELLTGALPFEGATDAAARVHAHATHRPRPPAELAADVPPQLSHIVMKLLEKAPEQRYADAASLLADLRRCADLHERLGHIPAFALDTQAALQSLRRADRVFGRDEELDTLVALYESVAQSGSARVAWIAGHSGIGKSTLLQEAITRIRRTHAPLLAAGKSEEGRRTAPYAILIQALEPLLQYVLGCPDNEFANWRNRIREAAGPAGRTLAGLLPTLTAVLGSQPGMSEAPDPQPSLERERVLQGMARLIACFATASRPLVLLLDDLQWTDVGTLHVLERLLKQQAEAALLFIGAFRGNEVGADHPLHGGPLAARQDALNIELGPLHEDALRELIALALHRDAHALAPLAEEIGRKTGRNPFFVRHLLRVLADEGALEYDLDAGAWGWHLERVMSHRGADNVVDLLTHELEQLPLAAQIMLRVLACLGDRASGEALAVAAALPEGEAAQGLQAALGAGCLSRDGADWLFLHDGIREAAYASIPTEERAPLHLQIARRMLAQRAAQADIFAMAAQVNLARPVVKDHDERITFARLNLDAGREAKAATAHHSALGLFRAALDFLGDDDTSEDGLMARMLCGEAEFMTGALEPAEARLSALEAVAGEDIFGADLARLRAALYTTLGRYDLALQVGIAFLRKAGIDVPLHPQAADVDREYARLRAWLDEHGIDGLRGLPLVADPLRRAITDIFADLIPPALYTDQDLVDLMLLRAVNLAIEHGHSDATANVYTCMHQIFAARYGDHTAALPFGELALHLVDERGLARYRARVYMVFGTWVVPWALPARTGRDYIRRAFDVAVASGDHTFAMYCPSNQVTGMLFAGEFLGDVRATVARGLALVRDANFRLVIKSFLAKWALVTALQDGVPDADEEPPPEPVEGAPVTLVDLAYWVYRMQRAFLFGDIADALESRRRAEACSHVARSFAESAELPYYGALTLLALPARDAQQEAALRRHMERLDTWAQACPINFVGRRELVRAEYARAYGLAHEAGEAYAKALSHARRNGFTQVEALAAELAARFHAARGEEVPAQAYLNHARGAWQRWGATAKVRQLQADYRGYVHADSGAPAASRLQELDVQAVLRISNALASNIVPARLVETLLRTALESAGADQGALVLLHRGVWRVPARAHVLGGAIVVSHDAAAFSSDTLPVSIVHAVARTQEKLVLDDACDSPAYAQDDYVRRQRPRSVLCVPLMRYAMLVGVLYLENHLAAHVFTSAKAALLEVVASQAAFALENARLYEELFEQNRQRAQAEDELRNALGELERASRLKAMGELVASIVHEVGQPLAAVDTSASAALRWLDRNPPNIGETREMLTHISLSATRARAIIQALRAKARRAEPQFATLDLNDALREAAALVAGQLDAMKIRLELRGLDCRVPVRGDRIQLQQVAINLLTNGAESMAALAQNERKLKLICTQEEGGPVCVSVEDLGSGIDPQIAERLLEPLFTTKENGMGMGLAICNSIVEAHGGTLTLTPREVRGTRATFTLPCFANPAPHTIV
- a CDS encoding response regulator transcription factor, translating into MSLHNNELVSIVDDDPLVRAATSSLVRSFGWDARVFASAPEFLASDTLERTRCLVCDVQMPEMDGIALLDALERESLLIPTIYITAFATVRIRERVQAGAALCLIEKPIVAAELETWIRRALHHR